In Luteolibacter arcticus, a genomic segment contains:
- a CDS encoding porin — translation MKHHTTQVTAALLCGLSSLALAGEPVTEPAPADSVADFNFCEWLSSKPGTVKLPENPWVQSLVFEGRYHWQAAYVDGEGTNGQDFSEDYTDARRFRLGGKIGFLNYFSYKGVVNLVDDQRFNGGDLEYDYIDFDESYFTFDILKAFNFGGVDVLTANFGRIKWHGGLEARTSSNALLTVERSAISNKLYQSARPTGLFVNAVKGQWNAIAGIYSTDEGTDDLGVDDGNVEGWGGWNDGLMYNAELIYSATDDLRFGWELLYNNADERLANEDSLLDYRWASTLSAEYSIGNGGVNLEGFYGDNGGTDMQANAARRGNFWGFVATPYYWIIPTKLQAVVQYAYAGAEEDQGIRMNSRYVRATNYGGGGNPNIVNGGRGDSLHTVYAGLNYLICGDNLKFQLGAEYAHLDTPNAGDGDVEALTWMFGFRSFF, via the coding sequence ATGAAACACCACACGACCCAAGTCACGGCCGCGCTCCTGTGCGGTCTTTCCAGCCTTGCCCTTGCCGGTGAACCGGTGACAGAGCCCGCCCCGGCCGATAGCGTCGCCGACTTCAACTTCTGCGAGTGGCTCTCGAGCAAGCCCGGCACCGTCAAGCTGCCGGAGAATCCCTGGGTCCAGAGCCTCGTCTTCGAAGGCCGCTACCACTGGCAAGCCGCCTACGTCGATGGCGAAGGCACCAATGGCCAGGACTTCAGCGAGGACTACACCGACGCCCGCCGCTTCCGTCTCGGTGGCAAGATCGGCTTCCTGAATTATTTCAGCTACAAGGGCGTGGTCAATCTGGTGGACGACCAGCGCTTCAACGGCGGCGACCTCGAATACGACTACATCGACTTCGACGAATCCTACTTCACCTTCGACATCCTCAAGGCCTTCAACTTCGGCGGCGTTGACGTCCTCACCGCCAACTTCGGCCGCATCAAGTGGCATGGCGGCCTGGAAGCACGGACCTCGTCGAATGCCCTCCTCACCGTCGAGCGCTCGGCCATTTCCAACAAACTCTATCAGAGCGCCCGTCCTACCGGTCTCTTCGTCAATGCCGTGAAGGGCCAATGGAATGCCATCGCCGGCATCTACAGCACCGACGAGGGCACCGATGACCTCGGCGTGGACGACGGCAATGTCGAGGGCTGGGGCGGTTGGAACGACGGCCTGATGTACAACGCCGAGCTCATCTACTCCGCCACCGACGACCTCCGCTTCGGCTGGGAACTTCTCTACAACAACGCCGACGAGCGCCTCGCCAATGAGGATTCGCTGCTCGACTACCGCTGGGCCAGCACCCTTTCCGCCGAGTATTCCATCGGCAACGGCGGCGTGAACTTGGAAGGCTTCTACGGCGACAACGGCGGCACCGACATGCAGGCGAACGCCGCACGCCGCGGCAACTTCTGGGGCTTCGTCGCCACTCCCTACTACTGGATCATCCCGACCAAGCTGCAGGCCGTGGTCCAGTACGCCTACGCCGGTGCCGAGGAAGACCAGGGCATTCGCATGAACAGCCGCTACGTCCGCGCCACCAACTACGGCGGCGGCGGCAACCCGAACATCGTCAACGGCGGCCGCGGCGACTCGCTGCACACCGTTTACGCCGGCCTCAACTACCTGATCTGCGGCGATAACCTGAAGTTCCAGCTCGGTGCCGAATACGCCCACCTCGACACGCCGAATGCCGGCGATGGCGACGTGGAGGCGCTGACTTGGATGTTCGGTTTCCGCTCATTCTTCTGA
- a CDS encoding phosphate ABC transporter substrate-binding protein, whose amino-acid sequence MRTTIRFAAASLFAGAMLAATASAQNISIKGSDTLGAKLVPQLAEKFQSSNSGVKFEIAAEGSSTAFPALANGTAHIGMSSRKAKPEEITAARAKGIKLNEIEACHDMIVVVVNKGNKVKSLTKDQVQKIFTGAVKDWSEVGGAPGTISIYTRNTASGTYKDWQSLAMGGKNYAGSSQKLAGNEQIAEEVAKNKNGIGYVGLAYAKKGGIQPVVIDSVAPEASNAKKYAYSRACYYYIPENADATAKAFVDFAIGSEGQKIAKSLGFVPN is encoded by the coding sequence ATGCGCACCACCATTCGTTTCGCCGCCGCCAGCCTCTTCGCGGGAGCCATGCTCGCCGCCACCGCTAGCGCGCAGAACATCAGCATCAAGGGCTCCGACACCCTCGGTGCCAAGCTCGTCCCGCAGCTTGCCGAGAAGTTCCAGTCCAGCAATAGCGGCGTGAAGTTCGAGATCGCCGCGGAAGGTTCTTCGACCGCGTTCCCGGCCCTGGCCAATGGTACCGCCCACATCGGCATGTCTTCTCGCAAGGCGAAGCCCGAGGAGATCACTGCCGCCCGTGCGAAGGGTATCAAGCTCAATGAAATCGAAGCCTGCCACGACATGATCGTGGTGGTCGTCAACAAGGGGAACAAGGTCAAGAGCCTCACCAAGGACCAGGTCCAGAAGATCTTCACCGGCGCGGTGAAGGATTGGAGCGAAGTCGGTGGTGCCCCGGGCACGATCTCGATCTACACCCGCAACACCGCTTCCGGCACCTACAAGGACTGGCAGAGCCTCGCCATGGGCGGCAAGAACTACGCCGGTAGCTCCCAGAAGCTGGCGGGCAACGAGCAGATCGCCGAGGAAGTCGCCAAGAACAAGAACGGCATCGGCTACGTCGGTCTCGCCTACGCGAAGAAGGGCGGCATCCAGCCGGTCGTGATCGACAGCGTGGCCCCGGAAGCTTCCAACGCGAAGAAATACGCCTACAGCCGCGCTTGCTACTACTACATCCCGGAGAATGCCGACGCCACCGCGAAGGCTTTCGTGGACTTCGCGATCGGCTCGGAAGGCCAGAAGATCGCCAAGAGCCTCGGTTTCGTGCCGAACTAA
- the pstC gene encoding phosphate ABC transporter permease subunit PstC: MPESPTPTPVPAGHPFRKKGRGTDGLIKAFFAGNAGLTIVILILIIVFLVREGAGFFPKYREELEFYRKAGLELVDIPRKDLKAHEQMASLLNRAYYAQVNAACRAEFLRSSEATAVVSYVNEAVTPAQSALLRVKENAGEGEIPKELQDTLTAKYKALLADALAGKPGEGIPPTPHLSKEELEGLLSALGARDPLSSDDPPQIAAIDEQLSAKQAEASVPLADFRAAIDAFSEASGSLDTLVSETGDVVKAIKEGATLHEIEVTRRGTLLEGAANAKTAELKASLEADAAASVTTEPVDFSTAIQPVLARLPEFREANAVLSKAAGEVMPKLPEKLEDDKAQRYLSAFRKAAPEYSKELEDTVAKMEAWKLDAPVGLGATIWGFITGKDWITGGEWQDFYGIVPLFVGSSLIAAIALALAIPLGVGAAIYTNQLAGRREQNFIKPTIEFLQAIPSVVLGFLGIAVLGTILQETSMKDAFSWVPGFPIQQRLNMFTAGCLLGLMAIPTIFSLSEDALNNVPSAFAEASDALGASKLQTIFRVILPAAVSGILAAVLLGLGRVIGETMVVLLVAGNRIEIPDFTEGLGVFFQPAHTLTGIIAQELGEVPFGSVHYRALFVVGMLLFIIVLAINWTAQRILHKFRIGHE; encoded by the coding sequence ATGCCGGAATCACCGACCCCCACACCAGTTCCCGCCGGTCATCCTTTCCGCAAGAAGGGCCGGGGCACGGATGGCCTGATCAAGGCCTTCTTCGCCGGCAATGCGGGCCTGACCATCGTTATCCTGATCCTGATCATTGTGTTCCTCGTGCGGGAGGGGGCGGGATTCTTCCCGAAGTACCGGGAGGAGCTGGAATTTTACCGGAAAGCCGGGCTCGAGCTCGTCGATATCCCGCGCAAGGATCTGAAGGCTCACGAGCAGATGGCCTCGCTGCTGAACCGGGCCTACTACGCGCAGGTCAATGCCGCCTGCCGGGCCGAGTTCCTCCGTTCCTCGGAAGCGACCGCGGTGGTTAGCTACGTGAACGAGGCGGTGACTCCTGCCCAGAGCGCCCTGCTGCGGGTGAAGGAAAATGCGGGCGAAGGAGAGATCCCGAAGGAGCTTCAGGACACCCTCACTGCGAAGTACAAGGCGCTTCTAGCCGATGCCCTCGCGGGCAAGCCGGGGGAGGGGATTCCGCCTACTCCGCATCTCTCCAAGGAGGAGCTGGAGGGTCTGCTCTCTGCCTTAGGCGCACGCGACCCGCTTTCCTCCGACGATCCGCCTCAAATCGCGGCGATCGACGAACAGCTCTCGGCCAAGCAGGCCGAAGCCTCCGTGCCGCTGGCGGATTTCCGGGCGGCCATCGACGCCTTTTCGGAAGCCTCGGGAAGCCTCGACACCCTCGTCTCCGAGACCGGCGACGTGGTGAAGGCGATCAAGGAGGGAGCCACCCTGCACGAGATCGAAGTCACGCGGCGCGGCACGCTCTTGGAAGGTGCCGCGAACGCGAAGACCGCGGAACTGAAGGCCTCTCTGGAAGCGGATGCCGCGGCGTCCGTGACTACCGAACCGGTAGACTTCTCCACGGCCATCCAACCGGTGCTCGCGCGCCTGCCGGAATTCCGTGAGGCAAATGCCGTGCTCTCCAAGGCGGCAGGCGAGGTCATGCCGAAGCTGCCCGAAAAGCTGGAGGACGACAAGGCGCAGCGCTATCTCTCCGCCTTCCGCAAGGCGGCTCCCGAGTACTCGAAGGAACTTGAGGACACGGTGGCGAAGATGGAGGCTTGGAAACTCGACGCGCCGGTAGGACTGGGTGCGACCATCTGGGGCTTCATCACCGGGAAGGACTGGATTACCGGCGGTGAATGGCAGGACTTCTACGGGATCGTGCCTCTCTTCGTGGGCTCGTCCTTGATTGCGGCCATTGCCTTGGCTCTTGCCATCCCGCTCGGCGTGGGAGCGGCGATCTATACCAACCAGCTCGCGGGCCGCCGCGAGCAGAATTTCATCAAGCCGACGATCGAGTTCCTGCAAGCGATCCCGTCCGTGGTGCTGGGCTTCCTCGGCATTGCGGTGCTCGGCACCATCCTTCAGGAAACCTCGATGAAGGATGCCTTCTCGTGGGTGCCCGGCTTCCCCATCCAGCAGCGGCTGAACATGTTTACCGCCGGGTGCCTGCTGGGCCTGATGGCCATTCCCACGATCTTCAGCCTTTCCGAAGACGCGTTGAACAATGTGCCCTCGGCCTTTGCGGAGGCATCCGATGCCCTGGGTGCCTCGAAGCTCCAGACGATTTTCCGGGTGATTCTGCCCGCTGCTGTTTCGGGTATCCTTGCGGCGGTGCTACTGGGGCTTGGCCGGGTGATCGGCGAGACGATGGTGGTCTTGCTCGTCGCCGGCAACCGGATCGAGATTCCGGATTTCACGGAAGGCTTGGGCGTTTTCTTCCAGCCCGCACACACGCTGACGGGCATCATCGCACAGGAGCTTGGTGAAGTGCCCTTCGGCAGCGTCCATTATCGTGCGCTCTTTGTGGTGGGCATGCTGCTCTTCATCATCGTGCTGGCCATCAACTGGACGGCTCAGCGCATTCTTCACAAATTCCGCATCGGCCACGAGTGA
- the pstA gene encoding phosphate ABC transporter permease PstA, translating into MENPEQLIRKGVHREGMKEGAVKGFLGGLTWGIVIVALLIFGRICWDGVPALTKPEFPYIDTSFLTERTQTLHVFDDAAGTRHSIPSGEYHAWVAKNGTEAVFNEQTYSYSGGGIIGPIVGTAMLTLFSVFLALFFGVAAAIYLSEYAKQGKFIDLVRLAILNLAGVPSIVFGLFGFAVFVLAAPVFTDNPIDRSLLTIPLGFTSLSFQGWNSSLMAGAATLACMILPVIITASEESLKAVPQGFREASLALGATRWHTIRKCVLPFATPGILTSSVLSLARAAGETAPIMFTAAVAAKDSLPWEGLSNPFGVFQSQVQALPYHIYTLSKIPTSDYTQRAQYGSVFVFLMMIFLFSAVSIVLRHRVRSKLKW; encoded by the coding sequence ATGGAAAATCCTGAACAACTCATTCGCAAGGGCGTCCACCGCGAGGGGATGAAAGAGGGAGCGGTGAAAGGCTTCCTCGGTGGCCTTACCTGGGGCATCGTGATCGTGGCGCTCCTGATTTTCGGGCGCATCTGTTGGGATGGTGTGCCGGCGCTCACGAAACCGGAGTTCCCCTACATCGATACCAGCTTCCTCACCGAGCGGACCCAGACGCTGCACGTGTTTGACGATGCCGCTGGCACTCGCCACAGCATCCCCTCCGGCGAATACCATGCCTGGGTCGCGAAGAACGGCACTGAAGCGGTTTTCAACGAGCAGACCTACTCCTACTCCGGGGGCGGCATCATCGGTCCGATTGTCGGTACCGCGATGCTGACGCTTTTCAGCGTCTTCCTCGCGCTGTTCTTCGGCGTGGCGGCGGCGATCTATCTCAGCGAGTATGCGAAGCAGGGGAAGTTCATCGATCTCGTCCGGCTCGCCATTCTCAATCTCGCTGGTGTGCCCTCGATCGTGTTCGGACTCTTCGGTTTCGCGGTGTTCGTGCTCGCCGCGCCGGTCTTCACGGACAACCCCATCGATCGGAGCCTTCTGACGATTCCGCTCGGCTTCACCTCGCTGAGTTTCCAAGGCTGGAATTCATCCCTGATGGCAGGGGCGGCCACGCTGGCGTGTATGATCCTGCCAGTCATCATCACCGCCTCGGAGGAGTCGTTGAAGGCGGTGCCGCAGGGCTTCCGCGAGGCCTCGCTGGCGCTCGGGGCGACCCGCTGGCACACGATCCGCAAGTGCGTCCTGCCCTTTGCGACACCGGGCATTCTCACCTCGTCCGTCCTTTCGCTCGCCCGCGCCGCAGGGGAGACCGCCCCGATCATGTTCACCGCCGCTGTGGCAGCCAAGGACAGCTTGCCGTGGGAAGGTCTCTCGAATCCCTTCGGCGTGTTTCAGAGCCAGGTTCAGGCGCTTCCCTACCATATCTACACCCTGTCGAAGATTCCGACCTCGGACTACACGCAGCGCGCGCAGTATGGGTCGGTCTTCGTGTTCCTGATGATGATCTTCCTTTTCTCGGCGGTTTCCATCGTCCTCCGTCACCGCGTCCGCTCGAAGCTCAAATGGTAA
- the pstB gene encoding phosphate ABC transporter ATP-binding protein PstB — protein sequence MVNGSSTNGTPAIAVENLRFNYGEKQVLHDVNLEIPSREITAFIGPSGCGKSTLLRCFNRINDRIPGAKVTGGAIRIAGIDIARPDLDLQVLRRRVGMVFQKWNPFPKSIYDNIAYGLRIHGEKDSKAIEERVEYCLRRVALWDDVKDRLKTSAFGLSGGQQQRLCIARTIATKPDIILMDEPCSALDPLSTLKVEELLLELKNEYTIVIVTHNLAQASRCADKTAFFYLGKLIEHGETQKIFSTPSVRQTEQYVSGAFG from the coding sequence ATGGTAAACGGCTCTTCCACCAATGGCACCCCGGCGATCGCCGTGGAGAACCTGCGCTTCAACTACGGGGAGAAGCAGGTCCTGCACGATGTAAACCTCGAGATCCCGTCGCGCGAGATCACCGCCTTCATCGGGCCGTCCGGCTGCGGGAAATCCACGCTGCTGCGTTGCTTCAACCGCATCAACGACCGCATTCCGGGTGCCAAGGTCACCGGTGGCGCGATCCGCATCGCGGGTATCGACATCGCCCGCCCGGATCTCGATCTCCAGGTGCTCCGCCGCCGCGTCGGCATGGTCTTCCAGAAGTGGAATCCCTTCCCGAAGTCGATCTACGACAACATTGCGTATGGCCTGCGAATCCACGGCGAGAAGGACTCCAAGGCGATCGAAGAGCGCGTCGAGTATTGCCTGCGCCGCGTCGCCCTGTGGGATGATGTGAAGGATCGCCTCAAGACCAGCGCCTTCGGCCTGTCCGGCGGTCAGCAGCAGCGCCTGTGCATTGCCCGCACCATCGCGACCAAGCCCGACATCATCCTGATGGACGAGCCCTGCTCGGCTCTCGATCCGCTTTCGACGCTGAAGGTCGAGGAGCTGCTGTTAGAGCTGAAGAACGAATACACGATCGTCATCGTCACTCACAATCTGGCCCAAGCCAGCCGCTGTGCCGATAAGACGGCCTTCTTCTATCTCGGCAAACTGATTGAGCATGGGGAGACGCAGAAGATCTTCTCGACTCCGAGCGTGAGGCAGACGGAGCAGTATGTGTCGGGGGCGTTTGGGTGA
- a CDS encoding RluA family pseudouridine synthase yields the protein MEIRVDSDAGTRLDAFLAARIPELSRSRIQELIREHFILRNGQPAKPRDSVAVGDHLSIAIPEAVPAEAQPQDIPLSILFEDEHLLVLDKESGIVVHPAAGNPDGTLVNALLHHCRGQLSGIGGVERPGIVHRLDKDTSGCLVVAKTDVAHQSLSEQFSGRTMEKLYLAVAQGIPNPQQGTVFTHIGRHPVNRQKMAVVNPPGGKTAITDYEVLSIDRSTGSSLVLCHLHTGRTHQIRVHLLHLGCPLVGDPIYAKPERQNAKPGRLMLHAWRLQFDHPVTKQRLKFEAPIPPEYTPWLQMLEHPLL from the coding sequence ATGGAAATCCGCGTGGACAGCGATGCCGGCACGCGCCTCGACGCCTTTCTGGCGGCGCGGATACCGGAGCTATCGCGCTCGCGCATCCAGGAACTGATCCGCGAGCATTTCATCCTGCGCAATGGCCAGCCCGCCAAACCGCGCGACTCCGTGGCGGTCGGCGATCACCTGAGCATCGCCATTCCGGAAGCCGTCCCCGCTGAGGCCCAGCCGCAGGACATTCCCCTGAGCATCCTCTTTGAAGACGAGCACCTGCTGGTGCTCGACAAGGAAAGCGGCATCGTCGTCCACCCGGCGGCGGGAAATCCCGACGGCACGCTGGTCAATGCGTTGCTCCACCACTGCCGCGGCCAGCTTTCCGGCATCGGCGGCGTCGAGCGACCGGGCATCGTGCATCGCCTCGACAAGGATACCTCGGGCTGCCTCGTCGTCGCCAAGACCGACGTCGCCCACCAATCTCTGAGCGAGCAGTTTTCCGGGCGGACGATGGAGAAGCTCTACCTCGCCGTGGCGCAGGGCATTCCCAATCCGCAGCAGGGCACGGTCTTCACCCACATCGGCCGCCATCCGGTGAACCGGCAGAAAATGGCGGTGGTCAATCCGCCCGGCGGCAAGACCGCGATCACCGACTACGAGGTGCTCTCCATCGACCGCTCGACCGGCTCGTCGCTGGTGCTCTGCCACCTCCACACCGGCCGCACCCATCAGATCCGCGTCCACCTGCTGCACCTAGGCTGCCCCCTCGTCGGCGATCCCATCTACGCCAAGCCGGAACGCCAGAACGCCAAGCCGGGGCGGCTGATGCTGCATGCGTGGCGCTTGCAGTTCGATCATCCGGTCACCAAGCAGCGGCTGAAATTCGAAGCGCCGATCCCCCCGGAATACACTCCGTGGCTGCAGATGTTAGAACATCCCCTTCTCTGA
- a CDS encoding DUF3368 domain-containing protein encodes MIVVADTSSVLNLCCLRHEHVLQELFGKLLAPPAVWDEFQKLAGSDPRFAGLAFPAFIEIVAPSRVPPTLAGNERLHSGEVNALALASEIKADAILMDERAGRTEAKALGIPAIGILGILIRAKELSLVPELAPLLDQLQSRAGFWIAESLRERVLKLAGE; translated from the coding sequence GTGATCGTCGTTGCGGATACCTCAAGCGTGCTGAACCTCTGCTGCCTGAGGCACGAACACGTGCTTCAAGAGCTCTTTGGTAAACTGCTCGCGCCGCCCGCCGTCTGGGATGAGTTCCAGAAGCTCGCAGGTTCGGATCCGAGATTCGCAGGCCTGGCCTTCCCGGCTTTCATCGAAATCGTGGCTCCATCGCGGGTGCCTCCGACGCTCGCAGGAAACGAGCGCTTGCACTCGGGAGAGGTGAACGCCCTCGCTTTGGCCTCCGAGATCAAAGCGGACGCGATCCTGATGGACGAGCGGGCGGGACGAACCGAGGCGAAAGCCTTGGGAATACCGGCCATTGGAATCCTCGGCATCCTCATCCGGGCAAAGGAACTCAGCCTGGTCCCAGAGCTTGCCCCATTGCTCGACCAATTGCAGTCGCGGGCCGGCTTTTGGATCGCTGAATCGTTGCGGGAACGAGTTCTCAAGCTCGCAGGCGAATAA
- a CDS encoding UPF0175 family protein, with product MTLTLPDDPALAGMTESDLRLDLACGLFAAGRVSRTVACRIAGMERYDFDQEVSRRKISGYTEEMLEEDLANLSDLPPR from the coding sequence ATGACCTTGACGCTACCTGACGATCCCGCGCTGGCGGGCATGACCGAGTCGGACCTCCGTCTGGACTTGGCTTGTGGGCTCTTCGCAGCCGGCCGCGTCAGCCGGACGGTGGCCTGCCGAATCGCCGGCATGGAGCGATACGACTTTGATCAGGAAGTCAGCCGCCGGAAAATCTCCGGTTACACGGAGGAAATGCTCGAGGAAGACCTCGCCAACCTGAGCGACCTGCCCCCTCGGTGA
- a CDS encoding serine/threonine-protein kinase, whose translation MPEGEIEIAYCHACGTSMDVSLVAPFSNVECPSCGKHTRVKREFGPYTLLRRHAIGGMSVVFVAQDNMLDREVIVKILNEEYGSDDKRIAAFEEEARITASFSHPHVVRVFTTGRAFGRFYIAMELVPGGHFEHHIRERGSIPEAEMLPLATQVAAGLKAAQAAGLIHRDMKPGNILLDAAGNAKIVDFGLALVTKGGKAQATEIWATPYYVPPETIEGLPEDFRSDMYAFGATLYHALAGKPPCNEESMDTNKLREVKKKILPLAKAAPWLSADTCALVDRTMSHDPVLRFRSYDDLLAALETARQRLASGAALPPAKAGNGSRRGSNAGEKIALAAAGVLILGALGFAGWWVTREEPKPQVSQNGTSLTPVAANPSGGDNSARIGSAYREAGEALKTGDYAKAHNLFAEVRDQPGVLQPTGSWAACEAVIAAYLDGRSDSARKDARDAVEHIKGAAGIAEESRTVLLDGLENVAGLRPVVWSSEAPAPTGPALLASMIAGLKNWEHGMVDLALPHFDAVLATEAKGADSWVAPYQNILRGYASDAQKLGAAIPEKFPASAAACRGLADELHAVHASLKTKGRARFNLRALQLDLEKHARLLGGGAVTPSDPPAPPPVAADPLVQVRKTAAACRFAEAAAAIKSPDFPVKEAEPRVSALLLLAEAAASFLGELEDKLAAPPEGVILELRDHTKLDQITGTRSGGVKILDATGSPRDVEWAEVSPDSVIELHRQLVKAETSELERLRRHEQAIAFDLLAGDPARGKKAGESLASSYPAFKRRWDLVQAALE comes from the coding sequence ATGCCGGAGGGGGAAATCGAGATTGCCTACTGCCACGCCTGTGGGACCTCCATGGACGTGAGCCTGGTCGCTCCGTTTTCCAACGTGGAGTGCCCGTCGTGCGGCAAGCACACCCGGGTGAAGCGCGAGTTCGGCCCCTACACGCTGCTGCGCCGCCACGCGATCGGCGGGATGAGCGTCGTCTTCGTCGCCCAGGACAACATGCTCGACCGCGAGGTCATCGTGAAAATCCTCAACGAGGAGTATGGCAGCGACGACAAGCGGATCGCGGCTTTCGAGGAAGAGGCGCGGATCACGGCCTCCTTCAGTCACCCGCACGTCGTGCGGGTATTCACCACCGGGCGGGCTTTCGGTCGCTTCTACATCGCCATGGAGTTGGTGCCCGGCGGGCACTTCGAACACCACATCCGCGAGCGCGGGTCGATCCCCGAGGCGGAAATGCTGCCGCTGGCGACTCAAGTGGCGGCCGGTTTGAAAGCCGCGCAGGCCGCCGGCCTGATCCACCGCGACATGAAGCCGGGCAATATCCTGCTCGATGCCGCCGGGAATGCGAAGATCGTCGATTTCGGCCTCGCCCTCGTCACCAAGGGTGGCAAGGCGCAGGCCACGGAAATCTGGGCCACACCGTACTACGTGCCGCCGGAAACCATCGAGGGCCTGCCGGAGGACTTCCGCTCCGACATGTATGCCTTCGGGGCCACCCTCTATCACGCGCTGGCCGGGAAGCCGCCGTGCAACGAGGAGTCGATGGACACCAACAAGCTGCGGGAGGTGAAAAAGAAGATCCTCCCGCTGGCCAAGGCCGCACCATGGCTCAGCGCCGACACCTGCGCCCTGGTGGACCGCACCATGTCCCATGATCCGGTGCTGCGGTTCCGCTCCTACGATGATCTCCTGGCCGCGCTGGAAACGGCGCGCCAACGGCTTGCCAGCGGCGCAGCCCTGCCGCCGGCGAAGGCTGGCAATGGCTCGCGGCGGGGTTCCAATGCCGGCGAGAAGATCGCTCTCGCAGCCGCTGGCGTCTTGATCTTGGGCGCACTCGGCTTTGCCGGTTGGTGGGTCACCCGCGAGGAGCCCAAGCCGCAGGTTTCGCAGAACGGCACCAGCTTGACTCCCGTTGCTGCCAATCCATCGGGCGGTGACAACAGCGCCCGTATCGGCTCCGCCTACCGCGAGGCGGGCGAGGCCTTGAAAACCGGTGACTATGCCAAGGCCCATAACCTTTTCGCCGAAGTCCGCGATCAGCCCGGGGTGCTCCAGCCGACCGGCTCGTGGGCTGCCTGTGAGGCGGTGATCGCCGCCTACCTCGATGGCCGCAGTGACAGTGCACGGAAGGATGCCCGCGACGCCGTCGAGCACATCAAGGGCGCGGCCGGCATCGCCGAGGAGAGCCGGACGGTGCTGTTAGATGGCTTGGAGAATGTCGCCGGGCTGCGTCCGGTCGTGTGGAGTTCCGAGGCTCCTGCTCCCACCGGGCCGGCCTTGCTGGCGTCGATGATTGCGGGCCTGAAGAATTGGGAGCACGGCATGGTGGATCTTGCCCTCCCGCACTTCGACGCGGTGCTCGCGACCGAAGCGAAAGGTGCCGACTCCTGGGTAGCTCCTTATCAGAATATCCTGCGCGGCTATGCGAGCGATGCGCAAAAGCTCGGAGCCGCGATACCCGAAAAGTTTCCGGCCAGCGCCGCCGCTTGCCGTGGCTTGGCTGATGAACTCCATGCGGTGCATGCTTCGCTAAAGACGAAAGGCCGGGCGCGCTTCAATCTGCGCGCCTTGCAGCTCGATCTGGAAAAGCACGCGCGCTTGCTGGGAGGGGGGGCGGTCACTCCCTCTGATCCGCCAGCGCCACCGCCGGTAGCCGCCGACCCGCTCGTGCAGGTCCGCAAGACCGCGGCCGCCTGTCGTTTCGCCGAAGCGGCCGCCGCGATCAAATCGCCGGACTTTCCCGTGAAGGAGGCCGAGCCGCGCGTGTCTGCCTTGCTGCTGCTGGCCGAGGCCGCCGCGTCTTTCCTCGGCGAGCTGGAAGACAAGCTGGCGGCCCCGCCGGAGGGGGTCATCCTCGAGCTGCGCGACCACACCAAGCTCGACCAGATCACCGGCACCCGCAGCGGCGGGGTCAAGATTCTGGATGCCACCGGTTCGCCGCGCGATGTCGAGTGGGCCGAAGTCTCGCCCGACAGCGTGATCGAGCTGCACCGGCAACTGGTGAAAGCCGAGACCAGCGAACTCGAACGCCTGCGCCGCCACGAGCAAGCCATCGCCTTCGACCTGCTGGCTGGCGACCCCGCGCGCGGGAAGAAAGCGGGTGAGAGCCTGGCTTCGAGCTACCCGGCTTTCAAAAGGCGCTGGGATCTAGTGCAGGCGGCGCTGGAGTGA